ACGGCGGCGGTCAGCAGCAGTGCCCCGACGACGACGGCGAGCGCGTAGCCGGAGATGAGCCAGCCCGCCGTGGCCTCGCTGACCTGGAAGTCTGCGGCCACTTCGGGCAGCAGGCCCATGATGACGAACTCGGTGAGTCCGATCCCGAACCCGCCGAGGGCGAGTGCTATCAGGCCAATGGGCATGGAGGAGCTCCTTCAAAACTGTACGGAAAGAATTGCGAGGCGTAAGCTATTAGTTGCAGACGCGTTATTTATTGTTGCACAAGCAAGTATGCCGCGCAAGCAACTAATTTGTGGGCTGCCTGTGCTTCGGGATCTCCCGGGGCGGGGCAGGCTGATTTGAAGGGAAGAACTGATGGGCATCAAGGACGACGCCGTCGAGGTCCGGGCGCAAGGCTGGCGGACCCTGGCGGCCCTGCACGGACTGATCGAGGCCGAGCTGGAGCGCGCACTGCAGGCCGTGGCGCAACTGTCCGTCGTGGAGTACACCGTATTGGATGCGTTGAGCCGCCAGGACGGCTGGCATATGCGGATGCAGCAGCTGGCCCGCGCCACTGCACTGAGCGCCAGCGCCACTACCCGTCTGGTCAACCGGCTCGAGGACCGGGGCCTGCTGACCCGGATCCTTTGTGCCGATGACCGCCGGGGAATCTACACCGAGCTCACCCCGAGTGGCATCAAGCTGCTGGAGGCAGCCCGGCCCAGCCACGACGCGACGCTGGAGCGTGCGCTGGCCGAGGCGCAGGACATACCGGAGCTCGCGCCCCTGGTCGACGCCCTCCCCAAGCTGCACGCCGCCGTTTAGCGCGACAGAGCAACCTCCGGACACACACTGAGCCCTGCCCGCGTCGGACCGCGGGGCAGGGCTTTGTGGTGGTGACGCTTGGCTGGTTACTTGGCGGCCAGTTGTTTGAAGTGGTGCTCGAGGTCTTCCAGGCTCTTGTCCTTGGTTTCCGGAATGAACTTCGCGGCGAACGCGATGGCACCGACGCCCAGCACGGCAAAGACGAAGAAGGTGTTGGAGAGCCCGATGGCGGCAAGGAGCTGCGGGAAGCCGAAACCCACCAGGAAGTTCACCGTCCACAGCACGAAGGCCGAGGCGCCCATGCCCAGGCCGCGGATCTTCAGCGGAAAGATCTCGGACAGCATCAGCCAGGTGACCGGGGATATCGCGCCCTGCTGGAACGCCAGGAACGTCACCGTCAAAGCGAGGATCACGAAGCCGCGGGTGGTGCCTTCGGGCAGGACCAGCGAGAAGAACCCGATCAGGAGCAGCGCCGCGGTTGTGCCGAGCTGGCCGGTGATGAGCATCCTGCGCCTGCCTACCTTGCCCAGCAGCCAGATCCCCATAAACGTGGCCACGACGGAGATGACGCCGTTGGCGATGTTCGCCGTCAACGCGGCCTCCCTGCCGAAGCCCGACTGGGCGAGGATCTGGGTGCCGTAGTACATGATCGAGTTCACGCCGGTGATCTGCTGGATGACAGCGAGGCCGACACCCACTACGAAGATGCGGCGTAGCCAGGGGACGCCGAGGTCCTTCCAGGAACCCATCTTGGACTTGTAGTCCTCCACGGCCATCGCCTTGACTTCCTCGAACTCGGCCCGGGCCTCCGACTGGGAGCGGATCCGTTGCAGCACGCTGAGGGTTTCGCCGAAGCTGCCCATCGAGGCCAGCCAGCGGGGGCTTTCGGGCATAAAATTCATGCCGATCCAAAGCGCGATCGCGGGCAGCGTGGCGATCACGAGCATCCACCGCCAGATCCCGCCGGATTCGCCGAAGGTGTTGCCAAGGTAAGCGTTGAAGATGAAGGCCAGCAGCTGGCCGGTAACGATCATCAGCTCGTTCTGGGTGACGATCCGTCCGCGCCGGGCGCTCGGCGAGACTTCGGCGAGGTACACCGGGACGGTGACGGAGGCGCCGCCGACGGCGAGGCCGAGGACAAAGCGGGCCAGGATCATCACCTCGGTGTTCGGGGCGAAGGTGCAGGCCAGGGTGCCGATCAGGAAGATGACGGCTAGCACCATGATCATTTTGCGTCGTCCGTTGCGGTCAGCGAGGCGCCCGCCGAACAGGGCGCCCAAGGCGGCGCCGAAGAGCAGCGAGGAAGTCACGAGCCCTTCGGTCAACGGCGTGAGGCCCAGGTCCTCCTGCATGTAGGGCAGGGCGCCGTTGATGACGCCGGTGTCGTAGCCGAAAAGCAACCCGCCGAAAGTGGAGATGATGGTCGCAGTGCGCAGCGCCCGCTTGTGGTTTCCGGGCGCCTTCCGCTGTTGGGCGGTTGCCGTCGACGTCATACGCTCACCTTCTGGATCTGCTGTTTCATGGTCTCCAGCTGGTAGCGGGAAACCTCCGTGGCGTTGTCGTCCTCGGCGAAGACGCTGGAGACCATCACGGTGTCCTCGCGGTCGAGGAAGCCGATTTCCTTCAGGCCGCCGAAGAACTCGTCCCAGTTCACGTCGCCGTCGCCGATCTTCAGGTGCTGGTGCACCCGGACAGGGTTTCCGGGCGGGTTGGTGATGTAGCGCAGACCGTGCGAGGCGTGGTGGTCCATGGTGTCGGCGACGTGGACCAGGCGAAGCTTGTCCCCCGCCGCGCGCATGATGTCCAGCGGGGCGTTCTGCATGTGGAAGCTGTGCGAGGCGACGTAGACGAGGCCGACGTTCTTGGAGTTGAGTCCGCGGATCACCCGGATCGCGGCCAGGCCCTCCTCGACGAAGTCGTCCGGATGCGGGTCGATCAGCAGGTCGATGCCCTCCCGCTCGATGATGGGGAGCAGTTCCTCCATGGAGCGGTAGAACGCGCGCTCGGATTCCTCGGCTTTCTCCGGGCGGCCGCTGAATTCGGTGTTCATGGTGTGGACGCCAAGGTCCACGGCAATCTGGATGGCACGCTTCCAGTACCGGACAGCAGCCTCGCGGGCATCCTCATCCGGGCCGGACCAGCGCAGCACCGGCAGGACGGAGGCTATTTCAATCCCCGCGTCCCTGCAGGCCTTGTTCAGCTGGCCCACCAGCTCGTCATCAGCCTTCGGGTGGTTGAAGAACGGGATGAAATCGGCGTGCGGGGTCATCTGCATGTACTTGTAGCCGAGGTCAGCCACCACGCGGGGAAATTCGAGCAGGCTGTGCGAGTGGTGGAACGGCGTGGGATCAAGGGCGATTTTCACTTCGGAACACTCCATTGTGGATCTGGCGGGGACCTGGGCGCCGGCCGGCGCTGCGTTCTTGGCAGTAGTGGTCACCGGCCGGCGGCGCGTTCTTAGCGGTACAGTGCGGGCTTGGGGTTCAGTTTCACAGCGACCTTTTCGCCGTTCTTCTGCGCCTCGACGCCGGCCTCGCAGCAGGCGGCGGTGGCGTACCCGTCCCAGGCGGTCGGGCCGCCTATTTCGCCGCGCAGGGCGGCGTCCACCCAGGACTGGATTTCGACGTCGTACGCGGCACCGAAACGCTCCTCGAAGCCGGGGGTGACGTTGCCGCCCCAGCGGCCGTTGCTGCGGGTATAGGGGCCCTGGTCACCGCCGATGCTGACAATGCCGTCCTCGAAGGACGCCTGGGTGGCCACCTCGTAGCCGAACTTGGCGTTGACGTAGATCTCGACGTCGGCCAGGACACCGGACTCGGTCTCGATCAGGACGTGCTGCGGGTCGTGCTGGCCGGCCGGGGCGTTCCGGGTGGCCTTGCCGAGACGGACCTGGACGGACGTGATTTCCTCGCCGGTGAAGTAGCGGATCGCGTCGAATTCGTGGACCACGGAGTCGTTGATCAGCATCTCGTTGGTGAAGCCCGCGGGGGTGGTGGGGTTGCGGTGCTGGTGGTGCAGCATGAGCAGTTCGCCGAGTTCGGAGTCGCGGATGATCTTGCCGAGGGCGGCGTATTCGGCGTCGAAGCGGCGCATGAAGCCGACCTGGATGCGCTGGTGGCCCAGCTTTTCCTCGGCCTGGACGATCTTCCAGGCGGACTCGGCATCCGGGGTGAGCGGCTTCTCGCAGAGGATCGGGATGTCCTTGGCGATCGCCTTGAGCAGGATGTCCTCATGCAGGAAGCCCGGGGTGGCGATCAGCACGGCGTTGACGTCGCCGTTGTTGAGGGCTTCGTCGGCGTCGGCCAGGGCGACGGCGCCGGGGATGCCTTCGATGGCGGCCTGGGCGCGAGCGAGGTCGACGTCGACGACGGCGGCGACTTCCGCGCCGTGGATGCGGGTGTTGAGCCGCTGGATGTGGTCTGCGCCCATACGGCCGGCGCCAATGACAGCTACGCGGAGGGTTCTGGTCATGATCTTGTCCTCAGTTCTAGTTGACAGCGGAACGGGAGCCGCAGGAGAGCAGGTAGTTGCGGGTGCGCTTGGCGATCGGCATGGGCACATCGAAGGCCACGGGGTACATGTCCTGTTCCACAATGCCAAAGATCGGCCGGTTCAGCGCCTCGACGGCGTCGATGACGGCGCGCAGGTCCGGGAGCCCGTTCGGCGGTTCGGTCATGACGCCGGCCAGGTTGGCCGCGGCCCACGTCATGTTCTCCTCGTTGACCTTTTTGAGGATGTCCGGGTTGATCTGCTTGAGGTGCAGGTAGCCGATCCGGTCGGGGTAGTTCTTGATCAGGTCGAGGCTGGAGGCCCCACAGTATTCGGCGTGGCCGGTGTCCAGGCACAGGTTCAGGTACTTCGGGTCGGTGGAGGCGAGCAGGGTCTCAATGTCCGCCTGCGCGCCGACATGGGAGTCAGCATGGGAGTGGAACTGCTGCTTCAGGCCGAAGTCCTCCAGCAGGGTCTTGCCCAGGCGGTTGTGGCCGGCGAAGAGATCGCTCCAGGCCTTTTCCGTGAGCACCCCGCTTTCCACGGCTTCGCCGGTGACGTCGTCGCGCCACATGGCCGGGATGACCACCACGTGTTCCCCGCCCATGGCGGCGGTGAGTCCGGCGACCTTGCGGGCCGGCTCCCACGCGGATTCCCACTGGTCCAGGCCCCGGTGGAACGCGGTGAACACGGTGCCGGCGCTGATCTTGAGGTCGCGCTGCTTGAGTTCTTCGGCGAGGCGTGCCGGGTCGGTCGGGAGGTAGGCGTAGGGGCCGAGTTCGATCCACTTGTAGCCGGATTCGGCGACCTCGTCGAGGAAGCGTTCCCACGGGGTCTGCTTCGGGTCATCCGCGAACCAGACACCCCAGGAGTCCGGCGCGGTGCCGATGATCAGCTTGTTCTCAGTCATTGCCATTCCTTCTCATCGATTGCTCCGCAGGTGCCGTTTTGGACGCTCAAAACGGCGGTTACGGAGCAGTCGATCGTGGTTGGTGGGTGGGGATTAGTTGGAGGGGAAGTTGTAGGAGGCGCCCGAGACGTGGGTCGGTTCGGGCCAGCGGGAGGTGACCACCTTGCCTCGGGTGTAAAAGGACACTCCGTCGGGACCGTACATGTGCTTGTCGCCGAACAGGGAGGCCTTCCAGCCGCCGAAGGAGTGGTAGGCCACCGGGACGGGCAGCGGCACGTTGATGCCGATCATGCCCACCGTGACGGAGCGCTGGAACTTGCGGGCGTTGGCGCCCGAGGAGGTGAAGATGGCGGTACCGTTGCCGTAGGGGTTGGCGTTGATCAGCGCGATGCCGGCGTCGAGGTCCTCGACCCGGACGACGACGAGGACGGGGCCGAAGATTTCCTCGCTGTACGCGGTCATTTCGGTCTTGACGTGGTCCAGGACGGTGGGACCGATCCAGAAGCCGTCCTCGTGGCCGGGGACCACGAGGCCGCGGCCGTCCACCACCATCGCGGCACCGGCGGTTTCGGCTTCGGTGACGATCCGGACGATGCGGTCCTTGGAGGCCGGCGTGATGACCGGGCCCATTTCGGCGTCGGGCACGGTGCCGTTGTTGACCTTGACGGCGAGCGCGCGCTCCTCGACTTTTTTGACCAGCAGATCGGCGGCCTCGCCGACGGCGACGGCGACCGAGATGGCCATGCAGCGTTCGCCGGCGGAGCCGAAGGCGGCGGCGGCGAGGTGGTCCGCGGCGTTGTCGAGGTCGGCGTCGGGCATGATGATGGCGTGGTTCTTCGCCCCGCCCAGGGCCTGGACGCGCTTGCCGTGCTTGGTGGCGGTTTCGTGGACGTACTGGGCGATGGGGGTGGAGCCGACGAAGGAGATGCCGTCCACGTCCGGGTGGGTGAGGAGGCCTTCGACGGTTTCCTTGTCGCCGTGCAGGACCTGGAAGACGCCGTCGGGCAGGCCCGCGTCCTTCCACAGCTTGGCCAGCAGCATTGAGGCGGAGGGGTCGCGTTCGGAGGGCTTGAGGATGAAGGCGTTGCCCGTGGCGATCGCCATCGGCGCCATCCACAGCGGCACCATAACCGGGAAGTTGAACGGGGTGATGCCGGCGACGACGCCGAGCGGCTCGCGGAAGGAGAACACATCGATCCCCGTGGAGACCTGGTCTGAGTAGTCGCCCTTGAGCAGTTGCGGGATGCCGCACGCGAATTCGATGACCTCCAGTCCGCGGCCGATCTCGCCCTTGGCGTCGGAGAGGACTTTGCCGTGCTCGGCCGTGATCAGCTCGGCGAGGTCGTCCACGTGGGCAGCGACGAGTTCGCGGAACTTGAACAGGACGGCGGTGCGCTTGGCGAGGGAGATGTCGCCCCAGCTGTCGGCGGCCGCGCGGGCGGCGGCGACGGTGGCGTCCAAGTCGGCCCGGTTGGCCAGCCGCAGCTCTGCGGCGACGGCACCGGTGGCGGGGTTGTAGACGGGCTGGGTGCGGGTGCCGACGCCTGCGGTTTCGGCGCCGTTGATGAAGTGGTGGATGGTGTTGGTGGTGACGGTGGTCATGGGAAGGTCCTTGGGAGTTGGAGTCTGGGGTGGCCCGGGAGGCCGGGTCAGCCGAGCAGCTTGCGCTGGCGGCTCTTGTGGTCGACGTAGGTCTGGAAGGCTTGTTTCGTGGAGTCGAGCTCGGAGACCTGGGAGACCGGAACGTCCCACCAGGACTCGGAACTGGGCGCGTCCAGCAGCGGGTCGGATTCAACGTGGATGACGATCGGGCCGCCGCGCTCGGGGGCCGCTTTGGCATCGCGAACGGCCTGTTCGAGCTCGGCGATGACCTTCTCCCCCGGTTCGATCCGGATCACTTTCACGCCGAGGCTTTCGGCGTTCAGGGCCAGGTCCACGGGGAGCCGGTCGCCGTCGTCGAAGCTGTGGTGCTCCTCGTCCAGGGCCCGGTACTGGGTGCCGAAGCGCTGGGAGCCGAGGGATTCGGAGAGTGAGCCGATGGAGGCGTAGCCGTGGTTCTGGATCAGGACCACGATCAGCTTGATCCGCTCGGCGACGGCGGTGACCAGTTCGGTGTGCATCATGAGGTAGGAGCCGTCCCCCACCATCACGACAACGTCGCGCTGTGCCCCGCCCTTCGCGGCTTCTGCCAGCGCGGCACGCTTGACGCCGAGACCGCCGGGGATTTCGTAGCCCATGCAGGAGTAGGCGTATTCGACATGGTATCCGAACGGGTCCCGGACGCGCCACATTTTGTGCAGGTCGCCCGGGAGGGAGCCGGCGGCGCAGATGACGACGTCCTGGGCGTCCATGGCACGGCTTGTGGCGCCGATGATCTCGTTCTGGGCCGGGAGCGGGGTGAAGCGGGTGTCGAAGGCTTCGTCCACGGTGGCGTTCCAGCGGGTCTTCTCGTTCGCGATCTGCTGTTCCAGGTCGGCGCCGATCCGGTAGCCGCCGAGGGCCTGGTTCAGCTTGATGAGGGCCCTGCGGGCGTCGGCGACGATCGGCAGCGAGGTGCCGTGTTTGTAGGCGTCGATCGCGGCGACGTTGATGTTGATGAACTTCACGTCCGGGTTCTGGAACGCGGTCCGGGATGCGGTGGTGAAGTCCTCGTAGCGCGTGCCGATGCCGATGATGAGGTCCGCCTCGGCTGCGATGGCGTTGGCCGCCGTCGTGCCGGTGGAGCCGATCGCGCCGAGGGAGAATTTGTGGTCCCAGGGCAGGACACCGACGCCGGCCTGGGTGTTGCCCACCGGGATGCCGGTCAGTTCGACGAACTTCGCGAGTTCCTCGTTGGCGTAGGCGTAGAGCACGCCGCCGCCGGCGATGATGAGCGGGCGCTTGGCGGCGCGGATGGCGTCGGCGGCGCGGCGGACGTCCTCGTCGTCGGCGTCCGGGCGGCGGATCCGCCATTCGCGTTCGGCGAGGAATTCCTCCGGCACGTCGAAGGCCTCGGCCTGGACGTCCTGGGGCAGCGAGATGGTTACGGCACCGGTTTCGGCCGGGTCGGTGAGGACACGGAGGCCGTGGTGGAAAGCGGAGAACAGCTGCTCGGGCCGGGAGACGCGGTCGAAGAACTTCGAGAGGGGCCGGAAGGCGTCGTTGACCGTGATGTCGTAGGCGTAGGGCTGCTCGAGCTGCTGCAGGACGGGGTCCGCGGCGCGGGTGGCGAAGGTATCGCTCGGCAACAGGAGTACGGGCAGCCGGTTGGTCGTGGCCAGGGCCGCGCCGGTCAGCAGGTTCGAGGAACCCGGGCCGATCGAGGTGCTGATCGCGAAGGTCTGGCGGCGCCGGGTGTGGCGGGCGTAGCCGACCGCCTGGTGGGCCTGGGCCTGTTCGTTGCGGCCCTGGTAGTACGGCATGATCGTGGGATCCAGCTGCTGGTACTGCTTGAGGGCCTGGCCGACGCCGGCAACATTGCCGTGGCCGAAGATCCCGAAAGTTCCCGGGATCAGCCGCTCCCGATAGTCCTGGCCGCCGATTGAATCGACGGTGTACTGCTGGGACAGGTATTCGACGACCGCCTGGGCGACTGTCATTCTGCGTGTTCCTGAGGCAGTTCTGGTTCCCATGGGAAGTTACTCCGATACTTCTGCGGCGCGGGTGGATTCGGTGCGGGTGGATTCGGTGTGGTGCAGGAGCGAGGCGGCAGTTGCCACGGCTCCCGCGACGTCGCCGTCTTGCGGGTAGAGCAGGGTCCGGCCGACGGTGAGGCCCTGGACGCCCGGCAGCGCGAGGGCGTCCTGCCAGCTGGCGAAGACCTCGTCCTGGCTGCTGTCCGGGTCTCCGCCGAGGAGCACGGTTGGCAAGGTGGTGGACGCCATGACGCGCTCCATTTCGGCCACCACGGGAAGTTTCATCCAGGTGTAGGCGCTGCTGGAGCCCAGGCCCTCGGCGATGGCGACGGACTTGATGACGGCGTTGGTGGACAGGTCGTTGCGGACCCTGCCGTGCTCGCGGACGGAGAGGAACGGCTCCACCATCGCGATGAGCCTGCGCTCGGAGAGGGAGTCGATGGCTTTGGCCGTTGCCTCGAGCGTGGCCACAGTGTCCGGGTCGCCGAGGCAGATGCGCGTGAGCATCTTGCCGCCGTCGGCGCCGAGGGCTTCGAGGGCGGCCGCGGTGTGGCCGGTGAAGCGGTCGTCGAGTTCATTCACGAGGCCGGAGAGCCCGCCGCGGTTCATCGAGCCGAAGAGCAGCTTGCCCTCGAGCGCGCCCAGCAGGAGCAGGTCGTCCATGATGTCCGGGGAAGCCAGGACACCGTCCACATCCGGGTTGGCCAGGGCGATCTGGAGCCGGTCCAGCAACTGGCGGCGGTCGGCCATGGCCACGGGATCGCTGCCGACCGCAAGCGCACCGCGGGCCGGGTGGTCGGCGGCGACGATGAAGTTCTGTTTGCCGGCCTTGACGCCGGGATGGCGGCGGCGGGCCTTCGCGGCACGGGAGATCGCAGCCGGATCCTCGAGCCGGATGATGCTCAGGTGCTCGTAACGGCGGGGATCGTCGTCCACCGTGAGGGTGGCGGCGGCGTGGTTGACACTCACAGGGTTGCTCCTTCGGTGGCGTAGGTGCCCGGCACAAGGCGGCCGCGTTCGGCGAGCAGGCCGGTGACTTCCTCCGGCGTCGGCATCGCGTCGGCGCAGGACAGCCGGGACGCAACGAGGGCGCCGGCGGCGTTGGCGAAGTCGAGGACCTGGGCGAGCGGCCAGCCGGAGAGCATCCCGTGGCAGAAGGCTCCGCCGAAGGAGTCGCCGGCGCCCAGGCCGTTGACGGTTTCCACCGGCACGGGGGCGGAGACGACGCGTTCGGTACGGGTCTTGGCCATGACGCCTTCCGGTCCGAGTTTCACGACGGCGATCTCGACGCCGGCCGCGAGCAGGCGGTCGGCCTGCTCGTCCGGGGTGCCTTCGCCGACGGCGACGGCGCATTCCTTGTCGTTGCCGATCGCGACGGTGACGTGCGGGAGGATTTTGGCGACCTGTTCCCGGGCATCGGCTTCGGAGGCCCAGAACATCGGCCGGTAGTCCAGGTCCAGGATGGTGTACTGGCCGGGCTTCAGTCCTGTGCGGGACCGCGCCTCATGCGCCTTGATATGGGCGGTCCGGCTGGGTTCCTGGCAAAGGCCGGTGACCGTGGACCAGAAGATTCCGGCGTCCCTGATGGCGTTCAGGTCCAGCTCCTCGGCCTTGATCTGCAGGTCCGGGGCGGTGGGGAACCGTCCGTAGAAGTAGAGCGGGAAGTCCTCCGGCGGCTTGATCGCGCAGAACGTGACCGCGGTGGGCCATTCCTTGACGGCGGTGACATAGGAATCGTCCACCTTGAACTTGCGCAGTTCGCGGTGCAGGTATCTGCCGAAGGCGTCGTCGCCGGTGCGGCTGATGACGGCGGTGCGGCGGCCGTGCCGGGCGACGGCAACCGCCACGTTGGACGGAGATCCGCCAAGGTACTTTCCGAAGGACGTGACATCCTCCAGATCCACCCCGATGTCGTTCGGGTAGATATCAACGCTGATGCGCCCGATCGTGAGCAGTTCGTGGGTCACGGTGATCGCGGACCTTTCTGGTGAGAACTCGGTACCTTTGCGCAGCCTGAGCTTCGGCGTTTAGGCGGCCGGCGTGAGCCAGGCCACATCCACTACTTTGCCCTAGAATCCATGTACTGTCAAAGGTTTGTACTGACATATTTACAAGATGACACGAGGGGGCGTATCGGCCCCGGCGCGCGGCGGCGTCGGGGGCCGCCCGGCGTGCCTCGAGGGCTACTTGCCGGGGACGCCGAGTTCGCCGGTGACATACTGCGCCCGGCCAAAACCGAACGACCAGTCCCCCGCAGTGTTCTCGACGTAGCCGATAAAGACGTCCTCGCCGGCGACCCCTTCGGCAGCCAGCCTTGCCGCGATGGCGGCAAACAGGGACTGCTTGGCCTCCTGGCTGCGCCCGGCCTGGGTGAAGATCTGGATCATCACGACATCCGGCGTCCGCTCGAAGCCGAGGCCGGCGTCCTGGGCGACGATCTGCCCCGCGGGATGTTCGGTCAGGACATGGAAGTAGTCCCGCTCCGGAATGCCGTATTCACCCACGATGGCGCCGTGGATTCCCTGGCTGAGCGCGCGGAGCTGCTCCGGGGTCCGGCCCTGATTGACGTCGATTCGCACGAGAGGCACTCGCCACTCCTTCAATAGTTTGTCCTGACATACTAACAAAGCGGAGGTGAGGGATGCAAGGCTTGCCTGCGGCGCAAAAAACAACGCGGGGTCACTTCGCGCCTATCCCAGGGGGCGTGGGATGGGCGCGAAGTGACCCCGCGTTGTCTTATTCGGAGCCTGTGAGGCAGACCCGGGCTACCCGGTGAAGGCAGAGCTCCGGGCCGTGCCGTCGTAGCCGCCGGCAGGGGGCTTCAGCCCGTAGATCACGCCGAGGGTCGGCGCGACGTCGGCGGTCCGGGCAGCTTCGGAGGACACTGCCCCCTTGACCACCCGCGGGCTGCCGCCGGTCACGAAGAACGGAATCGGCTCCGTGGCGGGGTGGCCGTGGTTGCCCGGAATGGGATTGTACGCCACGTATGGGTCGGAGAAGCGCCAGCCCGCGCGGCAGTAGGCCACGAGGTCTCCGGCCTCGGCGCCCAGCCGCAGGTCCGCCGGCCTATTGACCGACAGGACGCCCTCATGCGCACTGACCAACTGTTCGACGGCGGCCAGTCCGGCTGCGCGGTCCGGTTCGGGGCCGGTCCAATACAGCAGGTCCGCGCCGCCGTTCTGGGCAATCGTGATGTTGGACTGCAGCTCCGGATGGGACTGGAGGACGAGGTTGATCGAGATGACGTTGCTGGGGATGGACCAGTCCATAGAATGGTCGGCGAGCACCATCACCACGCTGGAGTCCCACTTGCCGGCACTCTTGAGGTGGTCGATGAAGCGGCCCACCTGCATGTCGGTGTCCGCGAGGGCAGCTTCCCGCGCGGCCCGCAGCGTGGTTCCGGAAATGTCAGAGTGGCCCATGCGGTCAATGTCACCCAGGTTGGTGAACACAAAGTCCGGGTCCGGCCCGCTCACCATCGCCAGGAGTGCGTCCATCGTGGCGGCGTCGGGCGCGTGTCCGGTGACCGGCAGCAGCGGCTGGGGTTCCCAGCGGAAGCTGGCGCGGGTGCCGAAGATGCCGTAGAGATACTTCTTGCTCAGCACCGATCCGGTGGTGAGGCCGCGCTCCTGCAGCCGCTCCAGGAGGGTCGGGAAGTGCAGGTCGCTGGACCGGTCGAGGTCGCGGACCACGCCTTCGGCCCGGTCGAAGATGGCGTTGGCCGGCACGCCGGAACGGTCCGGCCGCGCCCCCGTCATCATCATGACGTGGTTCGGAATGGTTTCCATCACCGGCAGGGAGCGTGCCGCGGGGAAGTTGGTGCCGGCATCGCGCAGGGCAGCGAGTCGCGGCGTCAGGGCGGGTGTGATCTCGTCCGGCCGGCAGCCGTCCACCACCAGCACGTAGCTCCGGGTGCGGCCCGTCGCCGGGGCGGCCCAGGCGGTGCCCGGCGCGGCGGAAAGCAAGACGGCGGCACCGCCGGCGGCGGCGAGTTGCAGGAACTGCCGGCGTCCCGGCGTCGAGAGTCTGTTGCTGGCGGGCGTGCCCTGCTGAAGTGAACGGCCCTGCTTCGGTGAACGGCTCACTGGAGTCCTCCCTGCGTCGGCGTGACTTTGCCGGTGTTGGCTTGAACGTTGAATGATGTGGACAGGGTGGCTCCTGAACCGGCGGCGGTGCGTTCGGCGAGGACGTACCAGTCCATCCTGACGCCGGCGGCGGTTACGTCCAGGACGGAATAGCCGTGCGAGTCGAAGTCCAGGTATTTCACGTGCGGGTTGGCCGCCTTGATGGCGTTCTCCACGGTAACGGATCCGGTCCGGGGCGGAACGTTCAGGATGTCGTCGAGGTTGTCGCTCGTGACGGACGTGCAGACCAGTTCCGCGGCCACGGAATCGCCGGTGGCCGGGTAGGTGGCCGGATCCGCGGGGATGTCGCAGGCCCAGCCGGAGTGGATGTCGCCGGTGAGGAAGACGGTGTCCTTCACGGCGTTATCCCGCAGATGGCGGACCACGCGGTTGCGGTCCGCCTCGTAGCCGTCCCACTGGTCCACGTTGTATGGGACACCGCTGATGCTGGTCCCGCCCATCAGCTTTTGCACACCGGCCAGCTCGGCGATGCTCAGCGTCGAGGGGACGCGGACGGGCGCAATCATGACGGGGTTGCCCACGAGCTTCCACTGCGGGCCCGCGGACTTGAGGTTCTCCAGTAGCCAATCCATCTGTGCGGCGCCCGTGATGGTCCGTGCGGGGCTGCCGACGGCGGGATCCGTACCGTTGGCGGCCTGCTGGTCGCGGTAGGAGCGCAGGTCCAGCATGGACAGGCTGGCCAGGGAGCCGAAGTCCAGGCGGCGGTAGATCTGGCCACCCGGCTCGTAGCGGACGGGCATCCACTCGGCATAGGCCTGGTGCGCGGCGGCGAAGCGCTCACTCCAGTCGCCTTCGACGCCCGGAGTGTGGTTTTCGGCCCCGCCCTTCCAGGCGTCGTT
This DNA window, taken from Pseudarthrobacter sp. ATCC 49987, encodes the following:
- a CDS encoding alkaline phosphatase family protein, which translates into the protein MQLAAAGGAAVLLSAAPGTAWAAPATGRTRSYVLVVDGCRPDEITPALTPRLAALRDAGTNFPAARSLPVMETIPNHVMMMTGARPDRSGVPANAIFDRAEGVVRDLDRSSDLHFPTLLERLQERGLTTGSVLSKKYLYGIFGTRASFRWEPQPLLPVTGHAPDAATMDALLAMVSGPDPDFVFTNLGDIDRMGHSDISGTTLRAAREAALADTDMQVGRFIDHLKSAGKWDSSVVMVLADHSMDWSIPSNVISINLVLQSHPELQSNITIAQNGGADLLYWTGPEPDRAAGLAAVEQLVSAHEGVLSVNRPADLRLGAEAGDLVAYCRAGWRFSDPYVAYNPIPGNHGHPATEPIPFFVTGGSPRVVKGAVSSEAARTADVAPTLGVIYGLKPPAGGYDGTARSSAFTG
- a CDS encoding alkaline phosphatase D family protein is translated as MTTFTRRQVLRSAGVAAVAGAMATSTPAGAFSASQTGLFGHGIASGDPMPGSVLLWTRVTPTPESLPGSGAGPDVSVRWEISADSGFTKVVARGTAATGPARDHTVKVVAGRLLPATSYWYRFTLAEETSPVGRTRTAPAAGAAVDRLKFGVVSCANWQAGYFSSYRHLAARGDLDAVLHLGDYLYEYAPGDYQARDVVVRPHDPAFEMTQLAHYRRRHAQYKTDPDLQSLHAAAPFIVTWDDHESANDAWKGGAENHTPGVEGDWSERFAAAHQAYAEWMPVRYEPGGQIYRRLDFGSLASLSMLDLRSYRDQQAANGTDPAVGSPARTITGAAQMDWLLENLKSAGPQWKLVGNPVMIAPVRVPSTLSIAELAGVQKLMGGTSISGVPYNVDQWDGYEADRNRVVRHLRDNAVKDTVFLTGDIHSGWACDIPADPATYPATGDSVAAELVCTSVTSDNLDDILNVPPRTGSVTVENAIKAANPHVKYLDFDSHGYSVLDVTAAGVRMDWYVLAERTAAGSGATLSTSFNVQANTGKVTPTQGGLQ